Sequence from the Camelus bactrianus isolate YW-2024 breed Bactrian camel chromosome 21, ASM4877302v1, whole genome shotgun sequence genome:
GAAGTAGAGGAAACACAAAATGTACACATCCGAACTGTAATTCTCAGCGAAGTGACTTAGAGCACGTTACAGATCAATGCTTCACCTGTAAAAACTGGctgagttctttcagtttttctactACATCCCATCTTGCTCGCTCTTCAGTCTCCCGTTTGTACTGCTCTACTGGACTGCGTTCCACTGCGTTCATTTTTAGGTGATGTCTGAGTTTTACTACTTCTTCTTccaacttctttttctcctcctctagtGTTTCCGATTTCTTTTGCAATTCTTTCATAGGTAATAACTCCTTTAGAAAAAGTTGAGTTTCTGCACTCAGATGGAGAAGTACTGAAGATGTAGATTTCACTTTTGCTGGAAGATCAGCATTCTGCATGAAGATAAAATTGTTTGGTAATGAGGTTAGAGACTGAGAACAGCCTAACACTAACCCAGCATCAAAggttgaaataaattcagttacaataaaatggtatctgccttgtggaatggagaaactcaaattactcagaaaatcaagaaaaaagttcAAACCACCAAGAGTCACAAAAATATACTGTTCATTGTCATCACCTTTGTTATACATTTGTACTTGATTTTACACTCATTTTTCTGTAATTGATTCATGTCTTTCCTACATAAAATGACTATAAGGCACCTCTGAGTAGAAAGTCTCttaccccttcctcccccaagtCTTAACTCTCCATGATTTTTGAAGTTTTAGGAAGATCATATTGAGTTACTTAGGGCTGAATTAATAAATGCCTCCCAaaacaagactttgaaaaaaCGACTGCAATTAATACATCTTACAAATATTGATTCTTATGCCATAAGCCTTTCTCTGAACTACAAATATTTTATGCTAGTTTGAATTGCATtccaaggagcaatgaatgattcGCAGAGTTAAGGAGAATTCCACTCCTAGTGTAGTGGTTTAGTAAGGTGATccatacatttttctaaacaaacagccttaattcttgtaatcctttgtggctctccacaaaacaagagaacatcatcaacaaaaataaacaaaaaaaatttgctgGAATTTCAGTGACACTGACTTGGGAAGAACTACTTTCCTTCAGATAGAAGGATTATTTGGTAAGGCAAGGCAGGCAGATGTGGTGGTCGTAAAACATCTCTACAAGTTCTCTGACTCTTCACCTATGAAATTCCCTCCCGTGAATTATGTACTGGCCTCAGTCAACTGGTTTCTAGGGGACAGAGTGTGGGGACCCTGCTGTGTGATTTCTAAGGCTAAATAGCTTCTGACTTTCACTCTGTAGGGATGCTCACCCTTAGAACCCAGCCACCACGTTGTGAAGCCCAGGCCACCTACTGAGTCCTTGTACACGCAGCTGTCCCAGCTGATGACCCCAGGGAATGTCCTTAACCAAAGCCAGCTCCAACTTCCAGATATGTGCATGAACAAGCTTTTAGATTATTCTAGTGCCCACTTGATTCCAAGTGGAGAAGAAATGAGCTGGCTCCACTGAGCCTTGTCTAAACACAGATTTGTGAACCAAGCAAATGCTGTTTTGAGTCACTAGGTTTTCAGGCAGTTTGTTATATAAATTGTTAGCAATAAATAACTAGCACAGATACTGATATTAAAAatggggcacagccattaaaaaagaacccaaaatgTGGGGATGCCTTTGAACCTGGAGGTAGGTGAAACCtgaacagatgtagagaagagtAAGAGTGAAAATCCAAAGTGTCCAAGAGACTATTAGTGGAAGCCTGAGGGCCCTTGAAGGGCTGAGGGTGACGGCTTCTaggccagggaagaaaatgacactgaaacCGGAGGCAATGGGACTCTTGCTACCAAACAGCTGAAAGTAAAACTGATGAGAGAGataagctaaaacaaacaaaaagtttattaaatataaaggaaCCAGGATTCACTGGGTTCAAATATCTGTATCCCATTTAAAGCATCTCCACATGCCCAACTGTCACATAATGGGTAAGCAGATAAATGGCTTCCGGGCTAAGATCAAATCTAGGCTGCTGCCAGGAAAACAATCTAAAGATGAAGCCAAAACTTTGTTAAGACCTTGGAAAGATTTAAGGTGCTGcctcaaattcctttaaagaccttaaaagcataagaattttaaaggcatggTCCCACAACAGCTTCACAGGAAGCCCAAGATGAAGAGTTTATCTCAAAAAGACATGAGAGCAGCTTTTCCAATGGCATGAACCCcaataaaattcacaggaaactcaAGGTTTTAAAGAGAACTGTGGTAGCAAAAACACTGCTTGCTAGGTTGGactgaaaaagacaaagacagtGCAAAATAGGAAGAGGCCTTTGGGTTTTTCTTAGAAGGTCTACGAAGAGGAAGCTGGCTTGAGAGAACTACTCAGCTGCAAACACAGGTCACTGTTCGTGAAAGGGACAGAACaaagagctcagagagggcagcgAAGGAGAACCCCTCCCAGGGTTAGGACTAAGTCCTTATCAAAGAGCTAGCAGCATCAGGCTGCATTTCAGAACTGCTATGGACCAGTGTGCCTCCCATCTTCCATCTGTGAGTGAGTCCTTAGCAGTTCAGCAGAATGTCGGGTGTGTGGCGGTAAATAACCCATGTCTCCTTATCCTCAAGCCCCAGCACTGAGAGGAGTGTACCCAAGGGGCTGTACTCCAGAAACCGTGCCCAGGAACCTCAGCCCCATCTGGCCCTGATGAAGATGGGAAAGTAAGACCCTGGACTGGAGCCTGAGCCTAACACCACAGCGACCGAGACCTGCTTGGGGACTGAGTCGGGTAAGTGGATTTCTTGTATGGAAGCAGTAAGAAAACATTGCGGCTACTGAGTAGATTATGCTGGTTTTTGAATGTCtccataaattttcaaaattaattccaTAAAAAAGGTAGAATATGGGCCAACCTTAAGTGCCCTCCTCgtaaagaacagaaaacagtgaAAGGGGCACCGAGTGAACTGCAGGGCAGGTTTGAAAAGGCAGTTCAGCTTCTGCCTCGCTCTTAAACCTGGAACCCAGTCTCAGGTGGGCACGCTCAGGCCACAAAGACAGCTTAGGTGTTCCAGGGGAGGTGGTCCACCTGCCCGCCCCACCAAAGCCACAGCCCACTGCCAACATCAACCATCAGACATCAATGGATGAAACTTCAAGTGATTTCAGCCCCCCGCCTTCGAGCTGCCCCACCTGAAGCTGAGAGGAATAGAGGCCAGCTGTCTTGGCCACACTTTTCCTAAGTGTAggttgtgaacaaaataaatgcttatttaagccactgaactttggggagtttgttaggcaaaaacagatgaacagaaaAGTGGATGAAAAACGATAGTAAGAAATGTAACTTGAATATAGAAATTGGTCTCCTATAAACTGGAATATAACAAATGTTGAGATTAACTTATTAATGACAAAATGCTGATGAGAAGCAGCAGATAACTGAAAGAAAGACCTAAGAACTAGTGAGAAGGAAGGTACTTCAGAGTTCCCACCAATTACAGTTTCTTACACATAGGCATGTATTTCACAATTTCCCCTCAGCTTTGAGGATAAGGAAGACTGGTAAGCAAGGGGACACAGGATTTGAAGTCTAATAACTGAAAAACAACTAGAAATAGTTTACCAAAATCAGCCTTTTTACCTCATTTCAATTAACTGAACTTCTAAGAGACAGGCAGCTTTGAGAATTTATTAATCTAGCActcactcttcattttcctttcctcagagagaaaataaaatattatggaaccATAAATGTAGTGTCCTTTggcagtatttaaattaaatacaacttTTCCTTTACCTGACTTCAAAGCTGGTTGGTAAGGGAAGGTAAGACTGTCTCAGCTTTATGTTGTAGCACAATGCTTCTCCATATCACACAAATTGGCTTTGAACTTTTGAAATTCAAGTTACTAATCTGTTATCTGTTTCTGATAAACTGattattatctaatttttaacagctgtactcttgaaaaattttccttggatgggatgaaatatttatttcattaattatgcATTAAGCTATAAAATACAGCTAGGCATCtctctttttaagtaaaaggaggtAGACACAGGGAGCTGAGAATACAGGATCTACACCAAGAACAAGATTGGCACCAGTGTTACACACAAGAACCAAGCCAAAAGAGGACCTCGTCGTGAACTGCAAGATGATGGATTAGAGAGATTTCCAAAGAGGAAGGTTGAATTAatcttttccaggcttaatcttttGCCTCTAGATAGTGAAATCTATGGATGAGTCTATGAATTATAATGAGTGCAACATAATGAAGTATATTGCAGACTGAGTCAGCAGATCCCATGACCATGATTTGATGGAAACTGGAGTGAAGTGGGAGGCACTGGGTGAGAAACTAAAGGTTTGAATGGGGGGGAGGAATGGACTTTATCTTTGCAAGCCTACTTTCTGTCACAGAGTCAGCAAGGCATAAGCTGGCCACAGACCCCTTCAGGAAGCAGCAGATCTCCACAGAAGTAGAGTTACAGACATTCCACGACACTGACTTTTTATTACCATGTAAAAAAAACTGATACTATGCAAGATGACTCGGAAAGAGTTCTCATAACATCTGACTTGGAACTGGCATAGGATAGATATAGATCAATGCATCACCACTGAGAATCTAAAAGAAACCCTCATTTATGGTCATTTGATTTTCAATACGAGTGTCAAATAACTGAATGAGACaataatagtctttttaacaaatggtactgggacaattggatatctacatgcaaaagaacaaaattcgacctctacctcatacaatacatataaaattaactaaaaatgaaagagctaaaactacaaaattcttagaagaaaacacagatgtGTCTTCATGACTGGATCTGGCACTTGTTTCTTAGATAGGAcagtaaaagacagaaatagattaactgaacttcatcaatattaaaaacttctactcttcaaaagacaccatcaagaagGTAAGAAGGCAAGCTCCTGAatagaaaatacttgaaaatcctACAACTGATCAAAGACTTGCACCCAGGATacaaaaagaactcttacaattcaatcataaaaagacaatccaattttaaaatgggcaaaaacctGGACAGgccttcaaagaagatacacaaatggataagcacatgaaaagattcccaacattctcagtcatcagaaaaatgcaaatcaaaaccataatgagatgccAATTCACACCTACCAGGAGAGCTAATCACCAGTGTTGACAGGAATGCATAGAAATTGGGAGAATTATACACtttggataaaaatgttaaatggtgcagccactctggaaaacagtatggcagttccttaaaacgttaaacagagttaccgtatgacccatacgacagcatttccattcttaagtctattccccaaagaaatgaaaacatgtttacaCCAAAACTTGGACAGAAATGTTCgcagcagcattattaacaacaGGCAAAAAGCAGAGGCAACCCAAAGGCCCATCAGCTGATGGATAAATGGTTTAGCCCCACAACCGAGTAATGTTTgacaataaacagaaatggaaatactgacaagcgctgtaacatggatgaaccttgaagacgttttgtcaaatgaaaaaacTAACCATGAAGGACCACACAGCATGTGATTCCATTCATGTGAAACACCCAGAACAGGCACATCTATAGAGATAGAAGTCAgcctggtggctgctgggggctgagggggacagggggctgggggtgatggccaagggatgcaggctttctttttaaggtgatgggaatgttctaaaattgattgtggtgacagCTGCACATCTCTGAATATACTAGGAGATACTAACTATGCATCctaaatgggtgaattatataatacgtgatttttttttttttggtggagggaagtaattaggttttacttctttatttttagaggaggtacaggggattgaacccaggaccttgtgtatgctaagcatgcactcaaccACTTGAGTTATGCAATCCCCCctataatatgtgaattatatctcaataaagttaaaaaaaatccaaaggcaggATCTAGACAATTTTCTTAATTGTCTATTTTGGGTGTACATTCATGATCTGAACTTCTCCATGCTTTGACAACATgtctaaaatgaagagaaaatgaaggcaatgTCTAACTTCAACTGGTTTGTATGACCTTTCTGCAGAAGGTATTCTGAAATCCgtgaaataaatacacacagattCTATATCCATTCACAAAAGTGAAGATGCGACATGACAATTTTCTGGAACATGGCATGAAACATTATCGTCTGATTTTATCTAGCTTGCCTCATTGTGGTGAGAGATCACTACAAAATActgtttaataggaaaaaaagtaatttctgtGAGGAAAGATGTATAATTTTCAACTTCTCTAAGGGTAAAtgttataagaaaaaatatataaagaaatggtAGACTGAAAgtcaaagtttaagaaacaagtgcattataaagataataaaagtgtAATTATAATGAAGATACAAAAGAAAGCTGTCCCTGAAAAGCTAGTGTCCTGCAACACTCTGCGCTGCTAGATTTCACATGTACTGGGTTCGCAGCTTGATGTGACCTCCTCTCTGACTCCTGTGTCTCATTTTCTGAGTTAGTGTGATGATGTGCTGTCACCTCCAGGGAAGCTTCCAACATGGACACTTTCTTTCGGGTGTCAGTCAGCTCTTGCTGAAGCTGTCTCATACAGGCCTAAAAAGACaactctgttactgatttttaagtcaccttatcattaagttacattaataatatataactCCAACATATGGACTTTGAGAACTATCCCCACAGACATCAATTCACCTTCTTTTCCTCACAGGCACACATTCCTGCTTACTGAATTtcattaaagacacagaaggCGTGACCCTCCTGCCTTACTGACAGTAAGTTAACTTAGACAATGGATGCAGCCCCACCAgccattccctgcccctcccaggaaatGGCCAAGCTTTACCCCCACTGAAGTCTCAAACAGAAATGGGTGTGTGGGTGGGATGAGTGGTGGTAAATTCCACACTGTGGaacattctccctctttctcattagAGGCTTAAGTTCAGAGTCCTTCACATATTCAATCTGGTGTTTAAATCCTTTCAACAGACTCCTATCtcacaataaaaatgaggttattccAATGGCCTTTGGGGACCCACGACAacctggcctcccctgcctcctggactgcagctcctacagctccccccacccctcccactcactcccttcctgccactcaggactcttggctgctcctcctcagtctgaAAATGGGACTCCAGTGCCAAACTCGTACATCACAGAGCGCCCCAGTTCCTCTGTACTGGACAAACTTAGATCCAAATGACAGTAACTTAGCCTTGAAATGAGAATTGTGAGCACACtatttgaaaaaatgttcaaagtaaattataaatagaacagGGGAGACTAAGTCAAACAGTTttgctaaaatttacatttgtctcaaattatgactgaatgaaaagtaGATGCCTTTAAGGAGTGGAGAGGTCATAACAATACATAATTTGagatggaaatatttctaaatttaattccaattgacatgaatacaaataaaattatatcaactAAAAACATATGAAAAGCTACTGAACGAAAAGTACTGCAAGATAGAGCGTTTACACATCAGTTCATCTGGGAAATCTGGATTTGACTGTCAAGGTAATCCACACAattgaatcttttctctcttttttttacttttcttgttcACACAACtgaatcttaatttcaaaatacttattttaggTCTGAGCATTTCATTTATCTGCTTCATCATGACACTAAAATGTGGTGACAGGAAGATTAAAATGATTTGGGCAGTGTAAGAGTAAATTACTAAGACCTGCCTATATCTGTCAACAACTTACAGCTTAATCTCTTAGAATTTCAGGTGACACGGCATCTTTACTCAAAGTAAAGGACCTCTCAGGCCTAACTTTTGTTTGCTGGTTACAAGAAATGCCTTTAGGCTGCTTTACAGTGTATATATTTACAGCCCACACATTTTTTATATTCAACTATTTTCAACATTCAGCTTTCATCGGATactactttgaattttctttgaggaagTCTGAAAATTAGTTCTCCTGCTGGGTACTTACTTCCATTTCTGCTCTGTCAGTTTCATACTGATACAGTCTGTCCTTTAAACATATGTATTCATCGATTAattccttgtttccttcctccagcatcagAACTCGTTTGCTCATGGCTTCAAGTTTTCCCATGTGATCCAGAAATGGCTCTGGGATATTAAgtattgtctttttacttttggcCTCATTTTGAGCAACTTCCAGTTGCTGTTGAAGCAACATGTTTTCACTTCGTAGTTCACATACTCTCTCCTCCAAGAATGCCTGCTTTCTGATGTATTTGTTCACTTTCCCTTGTTTGCTCTGAGACAAGgattcagtttccttgtttgaacACTGGGCTTGGCCTTGGTCTCTACACACACATTCTAATACCAACGTCGTTGGTCTAAGAGCATCTTTCCTGGGGTGGAGCTCAATTTCTTGGCCACGGAATTGACTTTCAGCTTCAGGAATTTGCTGAGGAAGCACTTCGCTGTTATCTTTTGGGTCAGACAGCTCAAAATCCATTGTGTCCTGTAAGTGAAACCCCTCATCTCTTACTCTTAGAACTGTACTCAATAAACTGACATGTCATAATTTCCTTTGAAGTGAAAGACTAATCTCTAAGTTTATACAACAAAAAGTTTGCAATAACTGGGTATCCAACTGGAAAAACTTAAGATggatacaaatctcaaactttagACAAGCAGAAATCCCCAAAAGTTCAAAAATTTAAGACAGTAAATCCATGAAAGTAAAATAGAAACCACAAAAGGATGTTTAAGAAGCTCAGAATTGGAAAGGCccttctttctctgaaatacaacaaacccaaaaggcttaaaataaaaaaaatgaataaatctgactacACTTAAAAATTGTATCTGACATAGAACCTTTACAGCTACCCCCAAAGTAAGAGCCTTAGCTCTGTATATATTTGGACAGATTAaatttcctaaaaaaatttttttcctgagaatattccacaaatattctcCCTTTCTAACATTTTTAGAGCAAGTTATAAGAATTACACCTACGGAGAAGTGATAAATCTAAGCACTGTACTAAGCACGTCTACAAACATCAGTTAACTCATTTAGCTGTGACAATTCTGGAATAAAGGGTTAAAAACACAAGCAAGCTGCAGGGTTTCCCCCAGGGCTTCTGACTCTCTGACTCTTACACCAAACCAAAGCTACTTCTCtaggataaatacataaacacaagAGAAGCCTTGTATTTCCCTAATGCTGAATACACTAAAGGTAAAGAAGGTCAAATTTACAGAGCTCTTCTTAGAAAATCAGGAGACAATTTGCTtctgcaataatttttatttcttcttcttggtgCCTATAACAGTAATGGATGTGAAACAGCAGGGAAACACAGtgaactgttttattaaaaatatactacAGATCAATAAATTATCACTAAGTATAGATTACAGCATATCTATCACTATATTCAAAAGCTCCTTGTACTGAAATCGGataccacatggagcagagcGTTACTTTTTATCACAATTAGGAGAATGACACCCAAACTACAGTTTCTGAACTGGCTATACTTTTCCCTCCTTACCATCAGTGGAAATGATAAAGTAACCtctccattcatctatcaaaggAGTGAGATCTCTGCCAGAAACTAGAATGCCTGCCGTTAGTAGCAACAGTTTTGAGATAATGGGAAGTTCATCAATTCCTATGGAAAATATGAACAGCCTCTCCTTGGATGAGGCCATTGTGAATGTCACTATATCACTGTTGCCGGCAAACGGATTTGAATTCAAAATATTGCTTTATCCAATGGACCAGAAATGAAACCCCCAGAAAatctatttacatatataggctTTTAAAGCCCTCTATGCTTTCTGTACCTATAATATTGGTTTTTAAACTATGTAAGTAtacaaattcatacacacacgtttgaaaatgactaaagaaaatacctcagcattcattttctcattagccttttctgcctccttttgttggGAAAGATGATGGGCCAGGATTTCGTCTTGTATTACTCTGGCATTCTGCTCTCGAGAAAGCTGTCTCTGAGCGTCATTTTGCTCTTCTTCAACCTGGAGACATATTTCATTGGGTTTTGGgttttataccatgaaaaaagtaaaaaaaaagcttaggaggggaatctttaaaaaatttttttaaaaactgtgaaaaaGAAGTAGCCTTTTTAAGCACAGGGATCTTTAATGCACATAAATAACTCAAATTCTATTATATATGACAGCTAAATTAATCACAGACCAAAAACACAAGGGATGTAgtatcatgaaagaaaaagttttttttaaaacactttttaaattgagttatagtcattttacaatgttgtgtcaaattccagtgtagagcacaatttttcagttgtacatgaacatatatatattcattgtgacttttttgtgttgtgagctaccacaagatcttgcatatatttccctgtgctatacagtataatcttgtttatctattctgcatatgcctgtcagtatctacaaattttgaaatcccagtgaaagaaaatttctgtatAAGGCATTTAACCAGTTCCATCACAGTCTCAAGGCAATTTAGCCtggattttaacttcaaaaagccaaaattaacACATGGATTTGAATTAAGACTTGTTACTTTGCTGAATGGACCAAAACCGTCAATCCTTATGTTAATGATTAAGCTCAATTTAacttccattccttcattcagaaaagacacagagcatcTGTTAGACTCCAAGAACACCAAGAAATTAGTAAGTTAAGCTCTAAATGTCATAGCTCATATTTAGGATGAgataacttttatttgttttaaatgaaaatatagattaattcaaaggaatattataaataatattgatgaAACAGTGTGAGAGATATGAAATTTTCACCTAAGACTAATTTACCTGATTCAGTTTATTCCTTATGCTCTTCAGTTTGCATTCTAGTGCTCGGGCAGTGATTTCAAGTTGTTGCTTCAGGTAAACTTGCTCATtgtattgtttctcttttctttttaaatcatcctTAGTGTTCTCATATAATATATAAgcacttttcttctttgtttcttgttttaacgtgaatctgcagtgaaatatgcttaccttaaaatttattttgttagaaaataaaaagttcattttatgatCTGGTTCTTCACATGATGATTTACTACCCTAATGGAATTTctatgttctcaattttttttttcatttctaagtctcacattttaaattcctcacttcaatctcttcataaagatatatgagtatatatatatttgaagtatatatatatttgaaaagtagcaatgaaaagacataatgctactgagtTTCAGTAAAGAGTAACTCTGGTAAATAGTGTAGGAAAGAAATTTTGCAATTATTCAGTAAGGTTTGAGTTGAAAATTACCCCTTGTCCCCCACATAGTCAAACATTACTCCTTCATTAGGACAGAGAATTTAGTTACTAATTAAAAGAGAAGTTGCTATTTAGAAACAAGTTTGTAAGTTCATGAGAgataaaatttcaacttcatgAAGTATTACAGGGACTCCTAAATGATCTCCAGGGGAAGGTAACATCCACAGACGTCTTTTCCAGAACACAGATCCGCTAATTAGCATAATCCAAGGTGAGGCTGGGGAGTCTACTCCCTGATGCCCTAcactttatgtttcttcttttgcaacaCTTTGAACTTACCTTGTTGAGTATTATTTATgtagtaaatcatttttaaatcccttttggtACAAGGCAGGATCCATATTAAGTAACTAAGAAATAAAGAGTAATCCGTGCTTTCAGCATAGACCTTTGAACTAATCTTATCTCTGTATGAGAGAGATGCTGAATAAACTAACCAGTAATCactttccattttactttttagTCCAACCATTCATACGTTAAGAATCAAAAtgcataaaaattttttaaagtttctgccttgagaaaaatggtcatttcataattctgcaagtgggaatgtaaagtaaCATAAACTTTCTGGAGGACAGTTGAGATAAggatcaaagatttttttttttaaagaaatacagaatgagga
This genomic interval carries:
- the LOC141574398 gene encoding ankyrin repeat domain-containing protein 26-like isoform X2, with amino-acid sequence MEVKITTHRENEVRNRVPFKVKEDQEFATKRKPKRNQNTHWKSDIGRAPQVEVEENRNKSSELKGSETMCDGSYHKGLTQQRKRGKTDDQQFPALQKGGSDSSCHGLCMTEVKKNESGKRTLKASVTSHVFAKTASLAGGLQHMNDNSSLSEGDQGCGRSSKKTSTKKDKVKEQINSVDGLDDLTLSQETASEDCKSLYPNCKNALRLIEQLGLESKDSGRLLKIQDPAHSFRSIELKESHCELLRGKIKEMENKVNWLQTELLKTREAKSQLKLQNVEWERQLCSMRFTLKQETKKKSAYILYENTKDDLKRKEKQYNEQVYLKQQLEITARALECKLKSIRNKLNQVEEEQNDAQRQLSREQNARVIQDEILAHHLSQQKEAEKANEKMNAEDTMDFELSDPKDNSEVLPQQIPEAESQFRGQEIELHPRKDALRPTTLVLECVCRDQGQAQCSNKETESLSQSKQGKVNKYIRKQAFLEERVCELRSENMLLQQQLEVAQNEAKSKKTILNIPEPFLDHMGKLEAMSKRVLMLEEGNKELIDEYICLKDRLYQYETDRAEMEACMRQLQQELTDTRKKVSMLEASLEVTAHHHTNSENETQESERRSHQAANPNADLPAKVKSTSSVLLHLSAETQLFLKELLPMKELQKKSETLEEEKKKLEEEVVKLRHHLKMNAVERSPVEQYKRETEERARWDVVEKLKELSQFLQMQKKVMNNIARELKEATTELQSESYRLSCRLDG
- the LOC141574398 gene encoding ankyrin repeat domain-containing protein 26-like isoform X1, coding for MEVKITTHRENEVRNRVPFKVKEDQEFATKRKPKRNQNTHWKSDIGRAPQVEVEENRNKSSELKGSETMCDGSYHKGLTQQRKRGKTDDQQFPALQKGGSDSSCHGLCMTEVKKNESGKRTLKASVTSHVFAKTASLAGGLQHMNDNSSLSEGDQGCGRSSKKTSTKKDKVKEQINSVDGLDDLTLSQETASEDCKSLYPNCKNALRLIEQLGLESKDSGRLLKIQDPAHSFRSIELKESHCELLRGKIKEMENKVNWLQTELLKTREAKSQLKLQNVEWERQLCSMRFTLKQETKKKSAYILYENTKDDLKRKEKQYNEQVYLKQQLEITARALECKLKSIRNKLNQVEEEQNDAQRQLSREQNARVIQDEILAHHLSQQKEAEKANEKMNAEDTMDFELSDPKDNSEVLPQQIPEAESQFRGQEIELHPRKDALRPTTLVLECVCRDQGQAQCSNKETESLSQSKQGKVNKYIRKQAFLEERVCELRSENMLLQQQLEVAQNEAKSKKTILNIPEPFLDHMGKLEAMSKRVLMLEEGNKELIDEYICLKDRLYQYETDRAEMEACMRQLQQELTDTRKKVSMLEASLEVTAHHHTNSENETQESERRSHQAANPNADLPAKVKSTSSVLLHLSAETQLFLKELLPMKELQKKSETLEEEKKKLEEEVVKLRHHLKMNAVERSPVEQYKRETEERARWDVVEKLKELSQFLQLLLNFSLSPTDSLVGSMDESSLREDLVSKACQEYVEILKKKCTIYKINSKHFTCWAVCLTF